The Phoenix dactylifera cultivar Barhee BC4 chromosome 12, palm_55x_up_171113_PBpolish2nd_filt_p, whole genome shotgun sequence genome has a window encoding:
- the LOC103703474 gene encoding tryptophan synthase beta chain 1 encodes MAAPPSRPLASSLPKPSPSFVGVRIPLKRLKTRPSTSAMPSPAPVSCALSREPAAMQAVENGRLTVAQRPDSFGRFGRFGGKYVPETLMYALTELESAFRSLSHDAEFQKELDGILKDYVGRESPLYFAERLTDRYRRSNGEGPHIYLKREDLNHTGAHKINNAVAQALLAKHLGKKRIIAETGAGQHGVATATVCARFGLQCVIYMGAQDMERQALNVFRMRLLGAEVRAVHSGTATLKDATSEAIRDWVTNVESTHYILGSVAGPHPYPMIVREFHAVIGKETRKQAMEKWGGKPDVLVACVGGGSNAMGLFHEFVDDADVRLIGVEAAGYGLDSGKHAATLTKGEVGVLHGAMSYLLQDDDGQIIEPHSISAGLDYPGVGPEHSYLKDIGRAEYYSITDQEALEAFKRLSQLEGIIPALETSHALAYLEKLCPTLPNGTKVVVNCSGRGDKDVQTAAKYLDL; translated from the exons ATGGCCGCACCCCCTAGTCGTCCGCTCGCCTCTTCTCTCCCCaagccctctccctccttcGTCGGCGTCCGAATCCCCCTAAAGCGCCTGAAAACCCGGCCGAGCACCTCGGCAATGCCGTCGCCGGCTCCAGTGTCCTGTGCCCTAAGCCGGGAGCCTGCCGCCATGCAGGCGGTGGAGAACGGCCGGCTGACGGTGGCCCAGAGGCCCGACTCCTTCGGCCGGTTTGGGCGATTTGGGGGGAAGTACGTCCCGGAAACCCTAATGTACGCCCTCACCGAGCTTGAGTCCGCATTCCGGTCCCTCTCTCACGACGCGGAATTTCAG AAAGAATTGGATGGGATTCTTAAAGATTATGTTGGTCGTGAGAGTCCACTGTACTTTGCGGAAAGGCTTACAGATCGGTACAGACGCTCTAATGGAGAGGGTCCACACATTTACTTGAAAAGGGAAGATCTTAACCATACTGGCGCCCACAAGATTAACAATGCTGTTGCACAAGCATTACTTGCTAAGCATTTAGGAAAGAAACGCATCATAGCTGAGACTGGAGCTGGTCAGCATGGAGTTGCCACTGCTACTGTATGCGCTAGATTCGGTTTGCAATGTGTAATCTACATGGGTGCCCAAGATATGGAGAGGCAGGCACTCAATGTTTTCAGAATGAGGCTTCTTGGGGCTGAG GTAAGAGCTGTCCATTCTGGGACTGCGACACTGAAGGATGCCACATCTGAGGCCATTCGAGATTGGGTTACTAACGTTGAGTCTACGCATTACATTTTGGGCTCTGTTGCAGGGCCACATCCATATCCAATGATCGTTAGAGAATTTCATGCAGTGATTGGCAAAGAGACAAGAAAACAGGCAATGGAAAAATGGGGTGGAAAGCCAGATGTTCTTGTTGCCTGTGTTGGCGGGGGTTCAAATGCAATGGGACTCTTTCATGAGTTTGTTGATGATGCTGATGTAAGGTTAATTGGTGTAGAGGCAGCTGGTTATGGGTTAGACAGTGGTAAGCATGCTGCAACCTTAACAAAAGGAGAGGTTGGGGTTCTTCATGGGGCCATGAGTTATTTATTGCAAGATGATGATGGACAAATAATCGAGCCTCATTCCATAAGTGCTGG CTTGGACTACCCCGGTGTTGGACCAGAACACAGCTATTTGAAGGACATTGGACGTGCTGAATACTATAGTATCACTGATCAGGAGGCTTTGGAAG CTTTTAAGCGTCTATCTCAGTTGGAGGGCATCATCCCAGCCCTAGAGACTTCACACGCATTGGCCTATTTGGAAAAACTCTGCCCAACACTACCCAATGGCACAAAGGTGGTGGTGAACTGCAGCGGCAGAGGAGACAAGGATGTCCAAACTGCTGCAAAATACCTTGATCTCTGA
- the LOC103703473 gene encoding FHA domain-containing protein DDL isoform X2 encodes MAPAVERRDHVRRYASDRSNSPTRDRHSPHRKASPRRDRPSAHRRSSPKMRSPARTSSSHKIRSPVKEKLSDRARSPKHERPRSPARTSSSRSPSPRTKRLRQSRAEREVEKVMDKDRGRNASKEGRDKGRHSVHGDKKDVSSDRRLVREKSDVGLMKSSRRDRSISPEERSHRSRQRSRSPPRVPKAGARDEAMNVRAAEQSSDVDHDSVAKMNEAAEALEAKEKQVQQKPSFELSGKLAEETNRFRGVTLLFNEPPDARKPDVRWRLYVFKAGEVLNEPLYIHRQSCYLFGRERRVADIPTDHPSCSKQHAVLQYRLVEKEQPDGLLSKEVSPYLMDLGSTNGTFINDNRIEPQRYYEIFEKDTIKFGNSSREYVLLHENSAG; translated from the exons ATGGCTCCAGCAGTGGAAAGAAGAGACCATGTGAGGCGATATGCATCTGATCGGTCTAATTCTCCAACCAGGGACCGGCATTCCCCACATAGGAAGGCCTCTCCTCGAAGAGATAGGCCCTCTGCTCATCGGAGGAGCTCCCCAAAAATGAGATCACCAGCTAGAACCAGCTCATCCCATAAGATCAGATCGCCTGTAAAAGAAAAGCTGTCTGATCGAGCTAGGTCTCCCAAACATGAGCGACCAAGATCGCCTGCCAGGACTAGTTCTTCCCGTTCACCATCACCACGTACAAAACGCTTGAGGCAGTCTCGAGCAGAGCGGGAGGTGGAGAAGGTGATGGACAAGGACCGTGGGAGGAATGCTAGCAAAGAGGGACGTGATAAGGGGAGGCACAGTGTACATGGGGACAAAAAGGATGTTTCAAGTGACAGAAGATTGGTGAGAGAGAAAAGTGATGTTGGCTTAATGAAATCATCGAGGCGCGATCGCTCAATATCTCCAGAGGAGCGTAGCCACAGGAGCAGACAGAGGTCCCGCTCGCCTCCTAGGGTTCCCAAGGCCGGGGCACGTGATGAG GCAATGAATGTAAGAGCTGCTGAACAGTCTAG TGATGTTGATCATGATTCTGTTGCTAAGATGAATGAAGCTGCCGAAGCCCTGGAAGCAAAAGAAAAG CAAGTGCAGCAAAAGCCATCATTTGAACTTTCTGGGAAGCTTGCCGAGGAGACAAATCGTTTTCGAG GTGTAACTTTACTATTTAACGAACCGCCAGATGCCCGTAAACCAGATGTAAGATGGCGGCTGTATGTTTTCAAGGCTGGTGAAGTGCTAAATG AGCCCCTTTATATACACCGTCAGAGCTGTTATCTTTTTGGAAGAGAAAGGAGGGTCGCAGATATTCCTACGGATCATCCGTCTTGTAGCAAACAACATGCCGTTCTTCAGTACAG GCTTGTGGAAAAGGAGCAACCAGATGGCTTACTGTCAAAGGAAGTAAG TCCTTATCTGATGGACCTTGGAAGTACAAATGGAACTTTTATTAAT GATAACCGCATTGAACCACAACGATattatgaaatttttgaaaaagatacTATTAAATTTGGTAATAGTAG CCGAGAATATGTACTATTGCACGAGAACTCAGCTGGGTGA
- the LOC103703473 gene encoding FHA domain-containing protein DDL isoform X1, whose amino-acid sequence MAPAVERRDHVRRYASDRSNSPTRDRHSPHRKASPRRDRPSAHRRSSPKMRSPARTSSSHKIRSPVKEKLSDRARSPKHERPRSPARTSSSRSPSPRTKRLRQSRAEREVEKVMDKDRGRNASKEGRDKGRHSVHGDKKDVSSDRRLVREKSDVGLMKSSRRDRSISPEERSHRSRQRSRSPPRVPKAGARDEAMNVRAAEQSSDVDHDSVAKMNEAAEALEAKEKQVQQKPSFELSGKLAEETNRFRGVTLLFNEPPDARKPDVRWRLYVFKAGEVLNEPLYIHRQSCYLFGRERRVADIPTDHPSCSKQHAVLQYRLVEKEQPDGLLSKEPRICTIARELSWVSYLNLGREFLAQLFCSSPSNFNAWYSRTSFMKMLLLARRCSVPTLCYINDPTALLCVFACSLAYGSIFCWRLEKVISCTSLIVFDEMYRCFQIILSAAKILTGAHSLVILAFLFLMQLVL is encoded by the exons ATGGCTCCAGCAGTGGAAAGAAGAGACCATGTGAGGCGATATGCATCTGATCGGTCTAATTCTCCAACCAGGGACCGGCATTCCCCACATAGGAAGGCCTCTCCTCGAAGAGATAGGCCCTCTGCTCATCGGAGGAGCTCCCCAAAAATGAGATCACCAGCTAGAACCAGCTCATCCCATAAGATCAGATCGCCTGTAAAAGAAAAGCTGTCTGATCGAGCTAGGTCTCCCAAACATGAGCGACCAAGATCGCCTGCCAGGACTAGTTCTTCCCGTTCACCATCACCACGTACAAAACGCTTGAGGCAGTCTCGAGCAGAGCGGGAGGTGGAGAAGGTGATGGACAAGGACCGTGGGAGGAATGCTAGCAAAGAGGGACGTGATAAGGGGAGGCACAGTGTACATGGGGACAAAAAGGATGTTTCAAGTGACAGAAGATTGGTGAGAGAGAAAAGTGATGTTGGCTTAATGAAATCATCGAGGCGCGATCGCTCAATATCTCCAGAGGAGCGTAGCCACAGGAGCAGACAGAGGTCCCGCTCGCCTCCTAGGGTTCCCAAGGCCGGGGCACGTGATGAG GCAATGAATGTAAGAGCTGCTGAACAGTCTAG TGATGTTGATCATGATTCTGTTGCTAAGATGAATGAAGCTGCCGAAGCCCTGGAAGCAAAAGAAAAG CAAGTGCAGCAAAAGCCATCATTTGAACTTTCTGGGAAGCTTGCCGAGGAGACAAATCGTTTTCGAG GTGTAACTTTACTATTTAACGAACCGCCAGATGCCCGTAAACCAGATGTAAGATGGCGGCTGTATGTTTTCAAGGCTGGTGAAGTGCTAAATG AGCCCCTTTATATACACCGTCAGAGCTGTTATCTTTTTGGAAGAGAAAGGAGGGTCGCAGATATTCCTACGGATCATCCGTCTTGTAGCAAACAACATGCCGTTCTTCAGTACAG GCTTGTGGAAAAGGAGCAACCAGATGGCTTACTGTCAAAGGAA CCGAGAATATGTACTATTGCACGAGAACTCAGCTGGGTGAGCTATCTCAATTTAGGAAGAGAATTCCTGGCCCAGCTATTTTGCAGTTCCCCATCGAATTTCAACGCATGGTACTCAAGAACCAGTTTCATGAAGATGCTGCTTTTGGCTCGCCGCTGCAGTGTGCCTACTCTTTGTTACATAAATGACCCAACTGCTTTGTTATGCGTTTTTGCTTGTTCTCTGGCTTATGGAAGTATATTTTGTTGGAGGTTAGAAAAGGTGATTTCATGTACGAGTTtaattgtttttgatgaaatgtaCCGATGTTTTCAGATTATTCTGTCAGCTGCCAAAATTTTAACTGGAGCACATTCCCTAGTAATATTAGCATTCCTCTTTTTGATGCAACTTGTCttgtga
- the LOC103703473 gene encoding FHA domain-containing protein DDL isoform X3, which produces MAPAVERRDHVRRYASDRSNSPTRDRHSPHRKASPRRDRPSAHRRSSPKMRSPARTSSSHKIRSPVKEKLSDRARSPKHERPRSPARTSSSRSPSPRTKRLRQSRAEREVEKVMDKDRGRNASKEGRDKGRHSVHGDKKDVSSDRRLVREKSDVGLMKSSRRDRSISPEERSHRSRQRSRSPPRVPKAGARDEAMNVRAAEQSSDVDHDSVAKMNEAAEALEAKEKQVQQKPSFELSGKLAEETNRFRGVTLLFNEPPDARKPDVRWRLYVFKAGEVLNEPLYIHRQSCYLFGRERRVADIPTDHPSCSKQHAVLQYRLVEKEQPDGLLSKEVSREYVLLHENSAG; this is translated from the exons ATGGCTCCAGCAGTGGAAAGAAGAGACCATGTGAGGCGATATGCATCTGATCGGTCTAATTCTCCAACCAGGGACCGGCATTCCCCACATAGGAAGGCCTCTCCTCGAAGAGATAGGCCCTCTGCTCATCGGAGGAGCTCCCCAAAAATGAGATCACCAGCTAGAACCAGCTCATCCCATAAGATCAGATCGCCTGTAAAAGAAAAGCTGTCTGATCGAGCTAGGTCTCCCAAACATGAGCGACCAAGATCGCCTGCCAGGACTAGTTCTTCCCGTTCACCATCACCACGTACAAAACGCTTGAGGCAGTCTCGAGCAGAGCGGGAGGTGGAGAAGGTGATGGACAAGGACCGTGGGAGGAATGCTAGCAAAGAGGGACGTGATAAGGGGAGGCACAGTGTACATGGGGACAAAAAGGATGTTTCAAGTGACAGAAGATTGGTGAGAGAGAAAAGTGATGTTGGCTTAATGAAATCATCGAGGCGCGATCGCTCAATATCTCCAGAGGAGCGTAGCCACAGGAGCAGACAGAGGTCCCGCTCGCCTCCTAGGGTTCCCAAGGCCGGGGCACGTGATGAG GCAATGAATGTAAGAGCTGCTGAACAGTCTAG TGATGTTGATCATGATTCTGTTGCTAAGATGAATGAAGCTGCCGAAGCCCTGGAAGCAAAAGAAAAG CAAGTGCAGCAAAAGCCATCATTTGAACTTTCTGGGAAGCTTGCCGAGGAGACAAATCGTTTTCGAG GTGTAACTTTACTATTTAACGAACCGCCAGATGCCCGTAAACCAGATGTAAGATGGCGGCTGTATGTTTTCAAGGCTGGTGAAGTGCTAAATG AGCCCCTTTATATACACCGTCAGAGCTGTTATCTTTTTGGAAGAGAAAGGAGGGTCGCAGATATTCCTACGGATCATCCGTCTTGTAGCAAACAACATGCCGTTCTTCAGTACAG GCTTGTGGAAAAGGAGCAACCAGATGGCTTACTGTCAAAGGAAGTAAG CCGAGAATATGTACTATTGCACGAGAACTCAGCTGGGTGA